The Acidobacteriota bacterium genome includes a region encoding these proteins:
- the thiO gene encoding glycine oxidase ThiO, with product MSGPRPDVLVVGGGLIGLLIARELIRAGARVEVVDDRRAGAASPNAAGMIAPIAESSADAAFARMAIRSRDLWTRLAPALERESAISIDYDDAGSILPVLDEPGRKVLARIRQQATDLGEPTSELDRNDLLRLVPDLRPGIEAGLLLPGEHRVDNRLAASAAAAALERRGVTLHRATVERVTEASGGVSAAGTGFARDAGAVVICGGAWTPAIQGLPTLPIRPVKGQMIAFDAIDWTFTGAIRTPSFYAVRRAGNRLLIGASVEHTGFDLSLTDDVGNGLASAAADLLPTLRDRQPVEHWAGLRPGTPDGWPLVGQLSDRLHIAAGHFRNGILLAPLTARMIAPMVLGRPANPVAPVPAAMRPERFGPYAR from the coding sequence ATGTCCGGGCCGCGGCCCGACGTTTTGGTGGTCGGTGGAGGCCTGATCGGCCTGCTGATCGCCCGCGAGCTGATTCGCGCCGGCGCCCGGGTCGAGGTCGTCGACGACCGCCGCGCCGGCGCCGCCTCGCCCAACGCGGCGGGGATGATCGCGCCGATCGCCGAGAGCAGCGCCGATGCTGCATTCGCCAGGATGGCCATCAGGTCGCGCGATCTCTGGACCAGGCTGGCCCCGGCCCTCGAGCGCGAGAGCGCGATCTCGATCGACTACGACGACGCGGGCTCCATCCTGCCGGTCCTCGACGAACCCGGTCGCAAGGTTCTGGCCCGGATCCGGCAGCAGGCCACCGACCTCGGCGAGCCGACCTCCGAGCTCGACCGAAACGACCTGCTCCGCCTGGTGCCGGATCTTCGACCCGGGATCGAGGCGGGATTGCTGCTGCCCGGCGAACACCGCGTCGACAACCGGCTAGCCGCGTCAGCGGCAGCAGCGGCACTGGAACGCCGGGGCGTGACCCTTCACCGGGCCACGGTCGAGCGGGTGACCGAGGCATCCGGCGGTGTCTCGGCCGCCGGTACCGGCTTCGCGCGCGACGCCGGCGCCGTCGTGATCTGTGGCGGCGCATGGACGCCCGCGATCCAGGGTCTGCCGACGCTGCCGATCCGTCCCGTCAAGGGCCAGATGATCGCGTTCGACGCCATCGACTGGACCTTTACGGGCGCCATCCGAACCCCGTCCTTCTACGCCGTGCGCCGTGCCGGCAACCGCCTCCTGATCGGCGCCTCGGTCGAACACACCGGCTTCGACCTGAGCCTCACCGACGATGTCGGCAACGGACTGGCCAGCGCGGCCGCAGACCTGCTACCCACGCTGCGCGACCGGCAACCAGTGGAGCACTGGGCCGGGCTTCGCCCGGGAACGCCCGACGGCTGGCCGCTGGTCGGTCAGCTGAGCGATCGCCTCCACATCGCCGCCGGACATTTCCGCAACGGCATCCTGCTGGCCCCGCTCACCGCCCGGATGATCGCGCCGATGGTCCTCGGCCGACCCGCGAACCCGGTCGCGCCGGTCCCGGCCGCGATGCGGCCCGAACGCTTTGGTCCGTACGCCCGCTGA